CAAATGCGGTACGATCTCCATTCCCCGAGCACCGAGATAGAATGCGTTCACAGTTGCTCCAATGATGAAGTACGACATAACGACCACGAACAGCATTATCAGCAGAACCGTGCCGGTGCTTGGTTTGCTGAAATCTTCCAGTACGATGGGACATGCGTACGGGGAGAAAAGCAACAGATGCTAACGAGGGGTAGCAAAACACGTATTGAAAAGGTTAGTGgacagttttttgtttgcaataatggtgatgtttttttttttttgttaacataCCGTCGTaacgttggtggtggaatCCGGGAAAAAGAACGATTTCTTATCGGTCGTACAAACCAATTTTACATGTGTAATACTGAAAATGATAATCGTAGTTCGTGTGATGACTAATCCGTGTGTAAGTGCATCCGGTATAGCCTATCTTTAAGATGGCGCTCTTGGAGAGTTTTATTTACCTATGGTTCGGTTTGATGTAAGTGAGATAAAGCCCATCGTCCGTGGTAAACTGCGTTTCCTTTAACTCACCTAACCGTACCAATGTACTGTTGGCCGCTTCATACTTGCAAAGCTGTACATGGAAGGGTAAGGAAACATTCCGATTATATGGTTACGGGGACTGTTCCTCAGCGTCCCTTACCGTGTATCCTTTCTTGCAATCAACGTTGGTTATGTTCGGTTTGCTATCATCCATC
This region of Anopheles marshallii chromosome 2, idAnoMarsDA_429_01, whole genome shotgun sequence genomic DNA includes:
- the LOC128708881 gene encoding uncharacterized protein LOC128708881, whose protein sequence is MCKYLVIVFVCLLKFANANECKRVGDCSCEFYDGTGINLKPIIDIGAQPLHTNVSNGDAYYFSPCQDISYTMDDSKPNITNVDCKKGYTLCKYEAANSTLVRLGELKETQFTTDDGLYLTYIKPNHSITHVKLVCTTDKKSFFFPDSTTNVTTHLLLFSPYACPIVLEDFSKPSTGTVLLIMLFVVVMSYFIIGATVNAFYLGARGMEIVPHLDFWRGLPGLVRDGAQFLQNGCRVANRTPDPDSYDAI